One Plasmodium berghei ANKA genome assembly, chromosome: 13 genomic region harbors:
- a CDS encoding duffy-binding protein, with protein MKKTITYFSFALVIQYFLTTCSHEKKTVNLLKRTYASFQSSPLKNNSGNRILYELKESLYNIENGKLLDDLASKDNEIFWGKNHILPENSRSGSINSQQENNFLEIGTPETKKNNQSENKSPNGNYKDYFDKHPINECKEKDKNEIHAWICDDEKQNCVPSRRINLCTSRLEIIPDKIDIKDNEMKELLMDYFKQFIYKDAAREGELLLNKYNEKNNNEYCNDMINSFGDYKNIVEGTGLNNVANSNLLELKIQNIFGANDNGKRDRRNWWKRHEHIIWKAMVLGTNFNENSNYNNICINYKLEDYHSQIERWTREWIQEFGVQYFKEAIKINNKCTKKSIISTESICINNACKDECNTYETWISVNKSKWDALLQRFSEFNKNYFSEETCRDKAYNSLMIEFKEAYEVNFENVINLDDDHYTELCVCSSARPSNTAINKSLDHKQTLESQNPTDASQNNLLPPSNTNTNHDLFKEDDDDNNGFDLLSYSNTDAQNSRNSTATEQVSVNDEKNKLNQNAESNNKYELQIMGNHSNSDNTYHNIIIPPQENHIQNIHTSIPQSVTSNPTLNTNTNGNINGNTDGDTNSTLTPNLDLNPTQTLNPNATNIEVKEHHFSTNGTENKNTKKEQMSTSQIKYNKDPKHDNIISGDVSRSNNDINSENANKLEIYEYENRNVKKTRENIIMLANENVCNGNPGLKYCESINNKYFHGACPKSQTQNLCCSISNYCIKFFNINSNNYYSCMNEEFMDPSYTCFQKGSYSNQYYYAAGGIIFVIIFIFASIGFSGNKSEEEAFNNYEEYLHKSYNQSMLSNGFKHVQEYIPVDFY; from the exons atgaaaaaaacaataacttatttttcttttgcACTGGTAATTCAGTATTTTCTTACCACGTGCAGCCATGAAAAG AAAACcgtaaatttattaaaaagaaCATATGCATCTTTCCAATCTTCccctttaaaaaataatagtggCAATAGAATTTTATATGAACTTAAAGAATCTTTATATAACATTGAAAATGGAAAGCTATTGGATGATCTTGCATCAAAAGACAATGAAATCTTCTGGGgaaaaaatcatatattacCTGAAAATTCTAGAAGTGGCAGTATTAATTCACAACAggaaaacaattttttggAAATAGGGACACcagaaacaaaaaaaaacaatcaaagtgaaaataaaagtcCAAATGGAAATTACAAAGATTATTTTGACAAACATCCGATTAATGAATGCAAggaaaaagataaaaatgaaattcaTGCTTGGATTTGTGATgatgaaaaacaaaattgcGTACCAAGTCGAAGAATCAATTTATGTACTAGTAGATTGGAGATTATTCCAGACAAAATAGATATAAAGGATAATGAAATGAAAGAATTATTAATGGattattttaaacaatttatatataaagatgCAGCACGTGAAGGAGAAttgttattaaataaatataatgaaaaaaacaataatgaATATTGTAATGATATGATTAATAGTTTTGGagattataaaaatattgttgaAGGGACAGGCTTAAATAATGTAGCAAATTCAAATTTGTTAGAATTAAAAATCCAAAACATATTTGGAGCCAATGATAATGGTAAAAGGGATAGAAGAAATTGGTGGAAGCGTCATGAACATATTATATGGAAGGCTATGGTATTAGgaacaaattttaatgaaaactcaaattataataatatttgtattaattataaattagaAGATTATCATTCACAAATTGAAAGATGGACTAGAGAATGGATTCAAGAATTCGGTGTACAATACTTTAAAGAGgcaattaaaataaataataaatgtacTAAGAAAAGTATTATATCCACAGAAAGTATATGCATTAATAATGCTTGTAAAGATGAGTGTAATACATACGAGACATGGATAAGTGTAAATAAATCTAAATGGGATGCATTATTACAAAGATTTTCggaatttaataaaaattattttagtGAAGAAACTTGTAGAGACAAAGCATACAATTCTTTAATGATAGAATTTAAAGAAGCATACGAAGTTAACTTTGAAAATGTTATTAATCTTGATGATGATCATTATACAGAATTGTGTGTTTGTTCTTCTGCTAGACCCAGTAATACTGCTATTAATAAAAGTTTGGATCACAAACAAACTCTCGAAAGTCAAAATCCAACAGATGCatcacaaaataatttattgcCACCCTCTAATACTAACACAAATCATGATTTGTTTAAAGAAGatgatgatgataataatggaTTTGACTTATTATCATACAGTAATACTGACGCCCAAAATTCAAGAAATAGCACAGCTACTGAGCAGGTTAGTGTTAATGAcgagaaaaataaattaaatcaaAATGCAGAGAGCAATAATAAATACGAATTACAAATTATGGGAAATCATTCAAATAGTGATAATACCTATCACAACATAATTATACCACCACAGGAGAAtcatatacaaaatatacataCTTCAATTCCTCAGTCTGTAACTAGCAATCCAACTCTAAATACAAATACaaatggaaatataaatggGAATACGGATGGAGATACAAATTCAACTCTAACTCCAAATCTAGATTTAAATCCAACTCAAACTTTAAACCCAAATGCTACAAACATAGAGGTTAAAGAACATCACTTTAGCACTAATGGaacagaaaataaaaatactaaGAAAGAACAAATGAGCACATcccaaataaaatataataaagatCCTAAAcatgataatattataagtGGAGATGTTAGCAGAAGTAATAATGATATCAATAGTGAAAATGCCAATAAATtggaaatatatgaatatgaaaatagaAACGTTAAAAAAACCagggaaaatataataatgctAGCCAACGAAAATGTATGCAATGGGAATCCCGGTTTAAAATACTGTGAatctataaataataaatattttcatggAGCATGCCCCAAAAGTCAAACCCAAAATCTTTGTTGCTCAATTTCAAATTATtgcataaaattttttaatataaattcgAATAACTATTATTCTTGTATGAACGAAGAGTTTATGGACCCATCTTATACCTGCTTTCAAAAAGGGAGCTATTCAA aTCAATACTACTATGCGGCAGGAggtataatatttgtaattatattcatttttgcGTCCATTGGTTTTTCTGGGAATAA ATCCGAAGAAGAGGCATTCAATAATTATGAGGAATACTTACATAAATCCTATAATCAATCAATGTTGAGTAACg GTTTTAAACACGTGCAAGAATATATACCTGTagatttttattaa